From Calditrichia bacterium:
ATGGCGATTTGCGCCGGAAAATTGCGCCGTTGCTGGAGATGCGTGCGTTGCAACTGCGCGGTGATGTGCACATCGAAACGTCATCGTTCAGGGTGCTGGATTCGATGGAAAAAACAATTGCCAGGTTGAGTATAAACAGGCTGTTAACGAATACAGAATCAAAACCGGTTTATCATTTAACGATGGTCGGTTTGCGCGGTTACGACGAAGCGTTCAACCAGCTTTCGAACGCTGTTGCGGATCATCCGGCAATCGAAACGAGCAACAGCGCTTTTGAAGCAATTATGGCTGCCGCCGGTCAGCAACCCGGTGAGTACAGCGGCAAATTGCAGCTCAATTTGCGGCAGGAAATGACTGCGCTGGATGCTGCGCGGGAAATTTTCGGGCAATTGCTGGATATCATCCGGCAAAATGAGCAGGGCACAAATGACGATCTGGACAGCGAATTTTTGCACGATTTCCGGGTGGCGATTCGCCGGACACGATCCGGATTGAGCCAGATTCGCGGCATTTTTCCGCCGGACGATGTTGAGAAATTCAAAAATGCTTTTGCCGATTTGCAACGCCAAACCAACGATTTACGTGATTTGGATGTTTATCTGATGGATGCGCCAACGTATCGCCAATTGCTCCCGGAGCAGCTTCGTCCGGCAATTGAACCGGTGTTCGCACATTTGCAATCGGAGCGAAAAAAAGCGTTGCGGAAAGTCCGTCGGGCGCTGAACAGCAGCGAATATGTGGAATTGCTGAACGATTGGCAAAAATATCTGAAATATGCCCAACCGGAAGTGGCACCGAACGCGGTTATGCCGGCTGTTGAATTGGCAAAACAGCGGATTTACAAACGCTACCGCCGGGTGATAAAAGACGGCAAAGCCATCGGCACAGATTCGCCGGACGAGCAATTGCACACGCTGCGCATTGATTGCAAAAAATTGCGCTATCTGCTGGAATTTTTCGAAAGCCTGTTTCCGGCAGGCGAGGTGAAACAGTTGATTAAACAGCTCAAAAAATTACAGGATAACCTTGGAAAATTCAACGACTTAAGTGTGCAGATCGATACGCTGTACGATTGGCTGAATTTGTTCTCCAAAAAAGGAAGCGGCGTGCAAACCGTTGCGGCAATCGGCAGTTTGATCGGCACATTGAGCGAACGCAAACGGCAAATGCGGGCAGCATTTCACGATACATTTGCGCAATTTTCGTCGCAGGAAATTCGTTCGCAGTTTAAATCTTTGTTTGCGGAATAATTTGGGGAAAGCGGGCGCTTTCCCGGAAATGGTGTTACGATACCAGTGTCGTAACGAATATAAAATTATAAACTTACGGGCTTTTTTGTTTTGCAAATAATCGCAATTTATCACAGCAAAGGCGGTGTGGGTAAAACCACAACTTCGGTAAATCTGGCGTATCAGGCGGCGCAGAGCGGGCAACGAACGCTCATTTGCGATCTCGATCCGCAGGCTGCATCCACATTCTATTTCCGGGTGAAGCCCAAAATCAAATCCGGTGTTAAAGGATTTGTAAAAGGCGGTAAACAGCTTGCCCAAAATATCAAGGCAACCGATTTTGAGAATCTGGATTTGCTGCCGGCGGATTTCCGTTTTCGAAGTATGGATCTGGAATTGGCGGAAACCAAAAAATCGAAAAAACGCCTGCCTAAAATTCTGGCGGATGTGGCGGAAGATTATGATTTGATCATTCTCGATTGCCCGCCGAACCTGTCCAATGTGTCGGAAAACATTTTCAACGCGGCGGATAAAATTGTAGTACCGCTGATTCCCACCACGCTTTCCGTGCGCAGTTTTGAGCAAATATTGCGATTTTTTGAGAAAAAAGGCTACAAAACCCGTAAAATAATCGCGTTTTTCTCGATGGTGGAAAAGCGCAAACTGCTCCATCGCGAAGTAATGGCTGAAATGATTTCCGGGTACGACAATATTTTGCCCGTTGCCATTCCTTTTCGCTCCGATGTAGAAAAAATGGGTATCTACCGGACGCCGGTTCAACTACTCGCACCGCGATCGCCGGTGGTGAAGGCTTACCGGGAATTGTGGAAAGCGTTGCAAACGCCTGCAAAATGATCGAATACTGCAAATCTTAACACAATTGTAACACACTCGCTGCCAAAAGATTGTAATTTGAACGTTATCCAATTTGCTATTTCCGAACCGGAACCGGCGCTCATTTTTCCACAAACGACTACGCATATTATGAGAACAGACATTCGCAACAAAGAACTCAGTTGGCTATCGTTTAACGAACGATTGCTGCAGGAAGCGGAAGATTTAACCGTGCCGCTGCTGGAACGCATCAAATTTTTGGGGATTTTCTCGAACAACCTCGATGAATTTTTCCGGGTGCGGGTGGCGACGCTCAAACGCATCGAAAAGCTGGGTAAAAAAGCGGTCACCATTATGGGGAATGCACCGCAGGATGTGCTGCACGAAATTCACAAAAATGTGCTCTCCATGCAGGCGCGATTTGAACACATCTATCAAAATATTCAACATGAGCTTGCGCAGCACCACATTTATATTATCAACGAAAAAGAGCTGGACGTTCAGCAAGCTGAATTTGTGCGCAACTTTTTCCGGTTTGAAGTGCGCGGTGTGATCACGCCGTTGATGATCGATCAACTGGTAAATTTCCCGGAGCTGGATGATCATGCGATTTACCTCGCCGTGCGGATGTGGAAATCCAATGATCCGGAATCGGAAAATCATGCGCTGATCGAAGTGCCGACGGCAACGCTGTCGCGATTTGTGATTCTGCCGCAAGTCGGGGAAAAACAATGTATTATCCTGCTCGATGATGTCATTCGATTCAATCTCGATGCCATTTTTGCGATTTTCAAATACGACCGATTCGATGCGTTCACCATCAAATTAACTCGCGATGCGGAGATCGATCTCGATGACGATCTCTCCGAAAGTTTGCTCAAAAAAATTTCCAAAGGCATTTCCAAACGGAAATCCGGAACACCGGTTCGTTTCATTTTTGATCACGAAATTCCCGGCAAATTTCTCAAATACCTGATCCAGCAAATCCACCCGGATCAGGTGAACAGCAATTTTATCCCGGGTTCGCGCTATCACAATTTCAAGGATTTTCTCGGCTTCCCGAAAATTGGTCCGGCGAGTTTGCAATACGAACCGCACGCACCGCTGCCGCATCCCAATCTGGATAATCACGAAAGCATTCTGGCAGCTATCGCCAAACAGGATATTTTGCTGAGCTATCCCTACCAAACATTTGTGCACGTGATTTATTTTCTGCGCGAAGCGGCGATCGATCCGCATGTGCGGTCGGTTCACATCACCATTTACCGGCTGGCGGGAAAATCCAAAGTGGTGAACGCGCTGATCAACGCCGCGAAAAACGGGAAAGAAGTGACGGTTGTGATGGAGCTGAAAGCCCGTTTCGATGAAGAAGCGAATATTTATTGGGCAAAAGTGCTCCGCGACGAAAATATCCGGGTGATTTTCAGTCCGCCGAAATTTAAGGTGCACGGCAAATTGATTTTGGTGACCCGCAAAATCGGCGATAAAATTACCCGTTACGTGAATATCGGAACCGGGAATTTCAACGAATCGACCGCAAAATTATACACCGATCACGCGCTGCTGAGCGCAGACCCGCGACTGACCGGCGAAGTGCAAAAAGTGTTCGAAGCGTTGGAAATCAACTTTGTGCAAACAACTTTCCGGCACCTGCTGGTGGCGCCGTTCAACATGCGCAAACGCTGGGAAAAGCTCATCCAGAACGAGATTTCCAACGCGAAAAAGGGAAAACCGGCGTATATCATCGCGAAATTGAATAATCTGACCGATCCGAAAATTATCAAAAAATTGTATAAAGCAAGCCAGGCGGGCGTAGTCATCCGGCTGATGATTCGCGGGATGTTTTCGGTTGTGCCGGGCGTTCCGGAAATGAGCGA
This genomic window contains:
- a CDS encoding CHAD domain-containing protein — translated: MLKIEFRIAEKLNLDRLLSESGLPFSLEKESTANGRVRYFDTFDWRLFAKQLALAKNGRKWELHNLSQNEVIAAETLTGSPKFSEDFPDGDLRRKIAPLLEMRALQLRGDVHIETSSFRVLDSMEKTIARLSINRLLTNTESKPVYHLTMVGLRGYDEAFNQLSNAVADHPAIETSNSAFEAIMAAAGQQPGEYSGKLQLNLRQEMTALDAAREIFGQLLDIIRQNEQGTNDDLDSEFLHDFRVAIRRTRSGLSQIRGIFPPDDVEKFKNAFADLQRQTNDLRDLDVYLMDAPTYRQLLPEQLRPAIEPVFAHLQSERKKALRKVRRALNSSEYVELLNDWQKYLKYAQPEVAPNAVMPAVELAKQRIYKRYRRVIKDGKAIGTDSPDEQLHTLRIDCKKLRYLLEFFESLFPAGEVKQLIKQLKKLQDNLGKFNDLSVQIDTLYDWLNLFSKKGSGVQTVAAIGSLIGTLSERKRQMRAAFHDTFAQFSSQEIRSQFKSLFAE
- a CDS encoding AAA family ATPase, coding for MQIIAIYHSKGGVGKTTTSVNLAYQAAQSGQRTLICDLDPQAASTFYFRVKPKIKSGVKGFVKGGKQLAQNIKATDFENLDLLPADFRFRSMDLELAETKKSKKRLPKILADVAEDYDLIILDCPPNLSNVSENIFNAADKIVVPLIPTTLSVRSFEQILRFFEKKGYKTRKIIAFFSMVEKRKLLHREVMAEMISGYDNILPVAIPFRSDVEKMGIYRTPVQLLAPRSPVVKAYRELWKALQTPAK
- the ppk1 gene encoding polyphosphate kinase 1 yields the protein MRTDIRNKELSWLSFNERLLQEAEDLTVPLLERIKFLGIFSNNLDEFFRVRVATLKRIEKLGKKAVTIMGNAPQDVLHEIHKNVLSMQARFEHIYQNIQHELAQHHIYIINEKELDVQQAEFVRNFFRFEVRGVITPLMIDQLVNFPELDDHAIYLAVRMWKSNDPESENHALIEVPTATLSRFVILPQVGEKQCIILLDDVIRFNLDAIFAIFKYDRFDAFTIKLTRDAEIDLDDDLSESLLKKISKGISKRKSGTPVRFIFDHEIPGKFLKYLIQQIHPDQVNSNFIPGSRYHNFKDFLGFPKIGPASLQYEPHAPLPHPNLDNHESILAAIAKQDILLSYPYQTFVHVIYFLREAAIDPHVRSVHITIYRLAGKSKVVNALINAAKNGKEVTVVMELKARFDEEANIYWAKVLRDENIRVIFSPPKFKVHGKLILVTRKIGDKITRYVNIGTGNFNESTAKLYTDHALLSADPRLTGEVQKVFEALEINFVQTTFRHLLVAPFNMRKRWEKLIQNEISNAKKGKPAYIIAKLNNLTDPKIIKKLYKASQAGVVIRLMIRGMFSVVPGVPEMSENIAATGTIDRYLEHTRIFLFADGGKEQIFLSSADWMPRNLDNRVEVACPVYDKNIRAELRDYLEIHWRGNVKARVLDAKLKNEYSRQDEICKVRAQEVLHEYYRLILENNGKRPKLSDLLPRIADCNTNGTLPNVKNFNDLSIETVEANHEKD